The following coding sequences are from one Ammospiza nelsoni isolate bAmmNel1 chromosome 5, bAmmNel1.pri, whole genome shotgun sequence window:
- the TMEM213 gene encoding transmembrane protein 213, which yields MKHLSCEPRAALAVLCLTAALWVSCSAAAEDISNVSTTEYEPLCLNVNFCRQAATCCPSGMDDYGWIAAAVGWSLWFLTLILLCMDKIMKLRPDEPKYLVA from the exons ATGAAGCACTTGTCCTGTGAGCCCCGGGCAGCCCTCGCTGTGCTCTGCCTCACCGCTGCCCTCTGggtttcctgctctgcag cagctgaagacATCTCCAATGTTTCAACAACTGAGTACGAACCATTGTGTCTTA ATGTGAACTTCTGCAGGCAGGCAGCCACGTGCTGCCCCTCGGGCATGGATGACTACGGGTGGATCGCAGCGGCCGTCGGCTGGAGCCTCTGGTTCCTCACCCTCATCCTGCTCTGCATGGACAAGATCATGAAGCTCAGGCCTGATGAACCCAAATACTTGGTGGCCTGA